GGCAGATATTGGCATTTTATTTTTCAGTAAAACTTTGCCTAGTAGTTTAGAATTTACACCTATTTGTGAATTTAACTCATCACTGATTGTCGGTAAAAATCATCCATTAGCACAAATTTCAGCACCGACAGTGCAGCAATTAAGCCAGCACCGTCAGCTATTAATTTGCGATCGAAGTGGACGTCACCACAGTGAAGCGTTATCAGCCAATTATTGGCAAATTGACAGCTACTATTCAATCACCTCGTTTGTATTGAGAAATATGGGCTGGGCATTTGTGCCTGATCATGTTTTTACGTATGACTTTTTCTCTGAAGGTGTTGTAAAACTGTCGATGGAAAATATTCCCGCTTCGCAATGGATTGAAATGGGCGTTGTTAAACGCCGTGATCGAGCGACAGGGCCGGTTATAAAATGGATTCAGCAAGAACTAAAGAAAATGTTTACTCAATAGATTAAGTCTGATTATCTATTGTTGTTTTGATGGTATCGCAGTGAGTGACACTGAATTATTACGC
This genomic window from Photobacterium angustum contains:
- a CDS encoding LysR family transcriptional regulator yields the protein MDWTLDQLNAFVISVQQGSFSAAARRLGKAQSRISTAISNLEADLGFELFDRSARLPILTPEGQQMYEEAKVVLAQCERLQSRALTLTQGEEVTLTIAMDEASPLTAFEDFFQRVSETFPLLKLTIINGSKDDIATRVDEEMADIGILFFSKTLPSSLEFTPICEFNSSLIVGKNHPLAQISAPTVQQLSQHRQLLICDRSGRHHSEALSANYWQIDSYYSITSFVLRNMGWAFVPDHVFTYDFFSEGVVKLSMENIPASQWIEMGVVKRRDRATGPVIKWIQQELKKMFTQ